A region from the Janthinobacterium agaricidamnosum genome encodes:
- a CDS encoding TonB-dependent receptor — MMRNATGPLAATFPRPFMLKAAVAALAGIGLLSTASVRAQEAVAADAGAEPAAEVAVVTVSGVRRSAQNSQQIKMRSDQVIDSIVADDIGKFPDNNVAETLARISGIQIRRDSGEASAVMIRGLRDVTTLLNGRELFTTTGRYVNLADIPATMLQRVDVYKSQGADQVEGGVAGIIDVRTNRPFDFKDFTASVNTRAVYSDKSKATDPNISGMVANRWKTGIGEVGALLGLSQQQHRYHEERAFSTAPVDKSFLSPGLTGPDQVGLLPIKGDRRRTTANAVLQWRPNADVELYAEGMATRFLLDAESDYFVGLPWWGTPVSATKIPGSNQLQTLTSTNVNTIMSTQANKNQTKTHQFAVGGLWDINPEWRFTSEVASTKSTYAWRNPILDAITVVPNATINTNQNGTLHVDYTGIDLQDPSNYYLKGFFDRYGKDQGSSNDVRADLAYTPSAGGIFKEISVGVRGVKREAESIKSFEGNAEAPDVSGAAFPFSRQSVTSIPGLNCLSEPMSGGGPDYGLKQWYTPCASFLLNNTGTIRQAVTGSSAARAMDPGSFFKDTEKTYSIYTKAKVAFKLGAYPVDGTVGVRVVRTEQSLQGNSSQDGVYTPVISDTASTDVLPSVALKIKLRSDLVGRFAAGRTISRPGFAQLNPGVALVNSTETVKATGAGGNPNLKPVTGDNVDAALEWYFAPAGSVTATVFHHKFDGYIQQRIASETIGGKTYDVDRPYNTAAGKLQGLEIGYQQFYDGLPGILSGLGLQANGTYMSGTTDDETGSHAITGVSRYSYNLVLLYEKDAWSGRLAYNWRSKFIDSYNQGGPGLDLKVAPTAQLDGSLSYKINEQFTVTLDGNNLLDTKFKDYWNEPGVYARDTRRYDRTVGVSLRWKM; from the coding sequence ATGATGCGCAACGCCACCGGCCCGCTCGCGGCCACTTTCCCTCGTCCATTCATGTTGAAGGCAGCCGTCGCGGCATTGGCCGGTATCGGCTTGCTGAGCACGGCTTCGGTCCGGGCGCAGGAGGCGGTGGCGGCCGATGCCGGTGCCGAGCCTGCCGCGGAAGTGGCTGTCGTGACCGTCAGCGGCGTGCGCCGTTCGGCGCAGAACTCGCAGCAGATCAAGATGCGCTCGGACCAGGTCATCGATTCCATCGTCGCCGACGACATCGGCAAGTTCCCTGACAATAACGTGGCCGAGACCCTGGCGCGCATTTCCGGCATCCAGATCCGCCGCGATTCGGGCGAGGCTAGCGCCGTCATGATCCGCGGCTTGCGCGATGTCACGACCCTGCTCAACGGCCGCGAGCTGTTCACCACGACGGGCCGCTACGTCAACCTGGCCGACATTCCTGCCACGATGCTGCAGCGCGTCGACGTGTACAAGTCGCAAGGCGCGGACCAGGTCGAAGGCGGCGTGGCCGGCATCATCGACGTGCGCACGAATCGCCCGTTCGACTTCAAGGATTTCACGGCCAGCGTCAACACGCGCGCCGTCTACAGCGACAAATCGAAAGCCACGGACCCGAACATCAGCGGCATGGTGGCGAACCGCTGGAAGACGGGCATCGGCGAAGTGGGTGCCTTGCTGGGCCTGTCGCAGCAGCAGCACCGTTACCACGAAGAACGCGCGTTCAGTACGGCGCCCGTGGATAAAAGTTTCCTGTCGCCGGGCTTGACGGGGCCGGACCAGGTGGGTTTGTTGCCGATCAAGGGCGACCGCCGCCGCACGACCGCCAATGCCGTGCTGCAATGGCGTCCGAACGCCGACGTCGAACTGTACGCCGAAGGCATGGCCACGCGCTTCCTGCTCGACGCCGAGTCCGACTACTTTGTCGGCTTGCCGTGGTGGGGCACGCCCGTGTCGGCGACCAAGATTCCCGGCAGCAACCAGCTGCAAACCCTAACCTCGACCAACGTCAACACCATCATGTCGACGCAGGCGAACAAGAACCAGACGAAGACGCACCAGTTTGCCGTGGGCGGCTTGTGGGATATCAACCCGGAATGGCGTTTCACGTCGGAAGTGGCCAGCACCAAAAGCACTTATGCGTGGCGCAATCCGATTCTCGACGCCATCACCGTCGTGCCGAACGCCACCATCAATACCAACCAGAACGGCACCCTGCACGTCGACTACACGGGCATCGATCTGCAAGACCCGTCGAATTATTATTTGAAGGGCTTTTTCGACCGCTACGGCAAGGACCAGGGCAGCTCGAACGATGTGCGCGCCGACCTGGCGTACACGCCGAGCGCCGGCGGCATCTTCAAGGAAATCAGCGTCGGCGTGCGCGGCGTCAAGCGCGAAGCCGAATCGATCAAGAGTTTCGAGGGCAATGCGGAAGCACCGGACGTGTCCGGCGCCGCGTTTCCGTTCAGCCGCCAGAGCGTGACCTCGATTCCGGGCCTCAATTGCCTGTCGGAACCGATGTCCGGCGGCGGCCCCGATTATGGCTTGAAGCAATGGTACACGCCGTGCGCCAGCTTCCTGCTCAATAACACGGGTACGATCCGCCAGGCCGTCACGGGCAGCAGCGCGGCGCGCGCCATGGACCCGGGCTCGTTCTTCAAGGATACGGAAAAGACGTATTCGATCTATACCAAGGCGAAGGTCGCCTTCAAGCTGGGTGCCTACCCCGTCGATGGCACCGTGGGCGTGCGCGTCGTGCGCACGGAGCAAAGCTTGCAAGGCAACAGTTCGCAGGATGGCGTCTACACGCCCGTCATCAGCGACACGGCCAGCACCGACGTGCTGCCGAGCGTGGCCCTGAAAATCAAGCTGCGCTCCGACCTGGTCGGCCGCTTCGCTGCCGGCCGCACCATCAGCCGCCCCGGCTTTGCACAGCTGAACCCGGGCGTGGCCCTCGTCAACTCGACGGAAACGGTGAAGGCGACGGGGGCGGGCGGCAATCCGAACTTGAAACCGGTGACGGGCGACAATGTCGATGCGGCCTTGGAATGGTATTTCGCGCCGGCCGGTTCCGTCACGGCCACCGTGTTCCACCACAAGTTCGACGGCTATATCCAGCAACGCATTGCCAGCGAAACCATCGGTGGCAAGACCTACGACGTGGACCGTCCGTACAACACGGCCGCCGGCAAGCTGCAGGGCCTGGAAATCGGCTACCAGCAGTTTTATGACGGCTTGCCCGGCATCCTGAGCGGCCTGGGCCTGCAGGCGAACGGCACCTACATGAGCGGCACCACCGACGACGAGACGGGCAGCCATGCCATCACGGGCGTGTCGCGCTACTCGTACAACCTGGTGCTGCTGTATGAAAAAGATGCGTGGTCGGGCCGCCTGGCCTACAACTGGCGCTCGAAATTCATCGACAGCTACAACCAGGGCGGCCCCGGCCTGGACTTGAAAGTGGCGCCGACGGCCCAGCTCGACGGTTCGCTGTCGTACAAGATCAACGAACAGTTCACGGTGACCCTCGATGGGAATAACTTGCTCGACACCAAGTTCAAGGATTACTGGAACGAGCCGGGCGTGTATGCGCGCGATACGCGGCGCTATGACCGGACAGTTGGCGTATCACTGCGCTGGAAAATGTAA
- a CDS encoding MFS transporter — translation METQKLSTVEKVGFGAGDMALNVVISSMMLIITFFYTDIYGLKTTDLALLFVAVKVIGAIADLVMGQITDRYSFASGRYRPYLLWLAVPYGVSVFFVFSTPEWQYDAKLIWAYSTYILMTIMTAGVGIPYISLISGLTSDPQDRLSANGYRLFFAKIGAFMVTIVVPILSQRWGGGNPAVGYQAAMAVMAVMGVALFLFCYFSTTERVVHVVEKQSLLDQLKVLLQNDQWLVLCGVCVTGTIGYVVRGSVAIYYAKYYLGGNTETVAAFLTTGVVAAILAMIASTWITKFYCKVKLFRYTQIGVALISLAIYFFVKPSDTVLAFALYFLLSFVVDLHAPVFWSAIAETIDYGQVKTGKRVSGFAFGGISVCQKAGMAVAGGLVGVLLAYFDYQPNHEQTQFALNGIALMLSIIPGFFHLLMGLLMFKYRISDSYYTGVKVEMHKRGFVAT, via the coding sequence ATGGAGACGCAAAAATTATCCACCGTTGAAAAGGTCGGCTTCGGCGCCGGCGACATGGCGCTCAATGTCGTCATCTCGTCGATGATGTTGATCATTACCTTTTTCTATACCGATATCTATGGCTTGAAAACCACGGACCTGGCACTGCTGTTCGTGGCCGTGAAAGTCATCGGCGCCATCGCCGACCTGGTCATGGGCCAGATCACCGATCGCTACAGCTTTGCCTCGGGCCGCTACCGCCCGTATCTGCTGTGGCTGGCCGTGCCGTACGGCGTCAGCGTCTTCTTCGTCTTCAGCACGCCCGAGTGGCAGTATGACGCCAAGCTGATCTGGGCATATTCGACGTATATCCTGATGACCATCATGACGGCCGGCGTGGGCATCCCCTACATTTCCCTGATCAGCGGCCTGACCAGCGACCCGCAGGACCGCCTGTCGGCCAATGGCTACCGCCTGTTCTTCGCCAAGATCGGCGCCTTCATGGTGACCATCGTCGTGCCGATCCTGTCGCAGCGCTGGGGCGGCGGCAACCCGGCCGTCGGCTATCAGGCGGCCATGGCCGTGATGGCCGTCATGGGCGTGGCCCTGTTCCTGTTCTGCTATTTCTCCACCACCGAGCGCGTGGTGCACGTGGTGGAAAAGCAATCGTTGCTCGACCAATTGAAAGTGCTGCTGCAGAACGACCAGTGGCTGGTGCTGTGCGGCGTGTGCGTCACGGGCACCATCGGTTATGTGGTGCGCGGCTCCGTCGCCATTTATTACGCGAAATACTATCTGGGCGGCAATACGGAAACGGTGGCCGCCTTTTTGACCACGGGCGTGGTGGCCGCCATTCTGGCCATGATCGCCTCGACCTGGATCACCAAGTTCTACTGCAAGGTCAAGCTGTTCCGCTACACGCAGATCGGCGTCGCGCTGATCAGCCTGGCCATCTATTTCTTCGTCAAACCGAGCGACACCGTGCTGGCCTTCGCCCTGTATTTCCTGCTCTCCTTTGTCGTGGACTTGCATGCGCCCGTGTTCTGGTCGGCCATCGCGGAAACCATCGATTACGGTCAAGTCAAGACGGGCAAGCGCGTCTCCGGCTTTGCCTTTGGCGGCATTTCCGTCTGCCAGAAGGCGGGCATGGCGGTGGCAGGTGGCCTGGTGGGCGTGCTGCTCGCGTATTTCGACTACCAGCCCAACCATGAGCAAACGCAATTCGCCCTGAACGGCATCGCACTGATGCTGTCGATCATCCCCGGCTTCTTCCACTTGTTGATGGGCTTGCTGATGTTCAAGTACCGCATCAGCGACAGCTATTACACGGGTGTGAAAGTGGAAATGCACAAGCGTGGCTTTGTTGCCACGTAA
- a CDS encoding glycoside hydrolase family 43 protein yields the protein MADVLKPLIEQRADPHIYRHSDGYYYFTASVPQYDRIELRRADSIAGLADAQTVDVWHKPDTGPYSELVWAPELHFNQGAWYVYFAAAPSREIKHKLFQHRMYAIRNANANPLESEWEFMGQIDTGIDTFCLDATTFEHDGVLYYLWAQKDVAIEGNSNLYIAPMATPWQLAGPPVMLSKPEFDWEIRGFWVNEGPSVLKRNGKIFISYSASATDENYAMGLLWADDTADLLDPAAWTKSPAPVFATCYEHGIYGPGHNSFTTAADGDGVLLVYHARTYTEIVGDPLWNPDRHTFVKPLRWDAQGMPVFGRSSTL from the coding sequence ATGGCAGACGTCTTGAAACCGCTGATCGAACAGCGCGCCGACCCGCATATCTACCGCCACAGCGACGGCTATTATTACTTTACGGCGTCCGTGCCGCAGTACGACCGCATCGAACTGCGCCGCGCCGACAGCATCGCCGGCCTGGCCGACGCGCAAACGGTCGACGTGTGGCACAAGCCGGACACGGGGCCGTACAGCGAACTGGTGTGGGCGCCGGAGCTGCACTTCAACCAGGGCGCCTGGTATGTGTATTTCGCCGCCGCGCCGAGCCGCGAAATCAAACATAAACTGTTCCAGCACCGCATGTATGCGATCCGCAATGCCAACGCCAACCCCTTGGAAAGCGAGTGGGAATTCATGGGCCAGATCGATACGGGCATCGACACCTTCTGCCTGGACGCCACCACGTTCGAACACGACGGCGTGCTGTACTACCTGTGGGCGCAGAAGGATGTGGCCATCGAGGGCAACTCGAACCTGTACATCGCACCGATGGCCACGCCGTGGCAGCTGGCCGGCCCGCCCGTGATGCTGAGCAAGCCGGAATTCGACTGGGAAATCCGCGGCTTCTGGGTCAATGAGGGACCCTCCGTGCTGAAACGCAATGGCAAGATATTCATCAGCTATTCGGCCAGCGCCACCGATGAAAACTATGCGATGGGCCTGCTGTGGGCCGATGACACGGCCGACCTGCTCGATCCGGCAGCGTGGACGAAGTCGCCCGCGCCTGTGTTTGCCACCTGCTACGAGCACGGCATCTACGGCCCCGGCCACAACAGTTTTACCACGGCCGCCGATGGCGATGGCGTATTGCTGGTGTACCATGCCCGCACCTACACGGAAATCGTCGGCGACCCGCTGTGGAACCCGGACCGCCACACGTTTGTCAAACCGCTGCGCTGGGATGCGCAGGGCATGCCCGTGTTTGGCCGCTCCTCGACCCTGTAA
- a CDS encoding aldose epimerase family protein, with protein sequence MTPVDSVSVTQAPFGVLPDGQQVTAFTLTNRQGMQVKVLDFGAIISEIHVPDRDGRFADVVLGFDRLEPYLANSAFLGAVIGRYGNRIAEGRFSLDGKEYQLAVNNAPNHLHGGNQGFHQVMWQAEPFTKDDAVGITFTRSSPHGEDGYPGKLDVTLTYALDNDNALSLRYHAVTDQATPINLTNHSYFNLAGQGTILGHALSVNADRYLPVDAGSIPTGELADVAGTPFDLRQSTVIGDNIALPHEQIRIGRGYDHNFVLNQKPGQQLNLAATVRDPASGRVMQVYTQEPGIQFYSGNFLDGSQHGKQGPILYRGALCLETQHFPDSPNQSHFPNTILRPGEVYQTETVYRFSAE encoded by the coding sequence ATGACCCCAGTTGATTCTGTTTCAGTGACGCAAGCGCCGTTCGGCGTCCTGCCCGATGGCCAGCAAGTGACGGCCTTTACCCTGACGAACCGCCAGGGCATGCAAGTGAAAGTGCTGGACTTTGGCGCCATCATCAGCGAAATCCACGTGCCTGACCGCGATGGCCGCTTTGCCGACGTGGTGCTAGGTTTTGATCGCCTCGAGCCGTATCTGGCCAACAGTGCGTTTCTGGGCGCCGTTATCGGCCGTTACGGCAACCGCATCGCCGAGGGCCGTTTCAGTCTCGACGGCAAGGAATATCAGCTGGCCGTCAACAACGCACCGAATCACTTGCATGGCGGCAATCAGGGCTTTCACCAGGTCATGTGGCAGGCTGAACCGTTCACGAAGGACGATGCCGTGGGCATCACGTTCACGCGCAGCAGCCCGCACGGTGAAGATGGCTACCCGGGCAAGCTCGACGTCACCTTGACCTATGCACTGGACAACGACAATGCGCTGAGCCTGCGCTACCACGCCGTCACGGACCAGGCCACGCCCATCAACTTGACTAACCACAGCTATTTCAATCTGGCGGGGCAGGGCACTATCCTCGGCCACGCGCTGTCCGTCAACGCGGACCGCTACCTGCCCGTCGATGCGGGGTCTATCCCCACGGGGGAACTGGCGGACGTGGCGGGCACGCCGTTCGACTTGCGCCAGAGTACCGTCATCGGCGACAACATAGCCCTGCCGCATGAACAGATCCGCATCGGGCGCGGCTATGACCATAACTTTGTGCTCAATCAAAAGCCGGGCCAGCAGCTGAACCTGGCCGCCACCGTGCGCGATCCCGCCTCGGGTCGGGTGATGCAGGTGTACACGCAGGAACCGGGCATCCAGTTTTATTCCGGCAATTTCCTCGACGGCAGCCAGCACGGCAAGCAGGGCCCCATCCTTTACCGCGGCGCGCTGTGCCTGGAAACCCAGCATTTCCCGGATTCGCCGAACCAGTCGCATTTCCCGAACACCATTTTGCGCCCGGGCGAGGTGTATCAGACGGAAACGGTCTATCGGTTTTCCGCAGAATAA
- a CDS encoding IlvD/Edd family dehydratase, whose translation MSETKKKVALRSAEWFGSQDKNGFMYRSWMKNQGIPDHEFHGKPIIGICNTWSELTPCNAHFRQLAEHVKRGILEAGGFPVEFPVFSNGESNLRPTAMLTRNLASMDVEESIRGNPMDAVVLLVGCDKTTPALLMGAASVDIPTIVVSGGPMLNGKLNGKDIGSGTAVWQLHEQMKAGSITLHQFMSAESGMSRSAGTCNTMGTASTMASMAEALGTSLPHNAAIPAVDSRRYVLAHMSGIRIVEMVHEDLRLSKVLTREAFENAIKVNAAIGGSTNAVIHLKAIAGRIGVPLELEDWTKTGRGTPTIVDLLPSGRFLMEEFYYAGGLPAVIRRLGEGDLLPHKNALTVNGKSLWDNCVEAPIYNDEVVRTLDNPLLADGGICVLRGNLAPRGAVLKPSAASPHLMQHRGKAVVFEDFEHYKSRILDPDLDVDANSVLVMKNCGPKGYPGMAEVGNMGLPPKLLAQGITDMVRISDARMSGTAYGTVVLHVAPEAMAGGPLGIVRDGDMIALDCHAGSLNIDISDAEIAERLAARELGSAPGPKSGYQQLYIEHVLQADEGCDFDFLVGNRGSAVPRHSH comes from the coding sequence ATGTCTGAGACAAAAAAGAAGGTAGCCCTGCGCTCGGCCGAGTGGTTCGGCTCGCAGGACAAGAACGGCTTCATGTACCGCAGCTGGATGAAAAACCAGGGCATACCTGACCACGAATTTCACGGCAAGCCCATCATCGGCATCTGCAATACCTGGTCCGAACTGACGCCCTGCAACGCGCATTTCCGCCAGCTGGCCGAACACGTCAAGCGCGGCATCCTGGAAGCGGGCGGTTTCCCCGTGGAATTCCCCGTCTTCTCGAACGGCGAATCGAATCTGCGCCCGACAGCCATGCTGACGCGCAACCTGGCCTCGATGGACGTGGAAGAATCGATCCGCGGCAATCCGATGGACGCCGTCGTGCTGCTGGTCGGCTGCGACAAGACGACACCGGCATTGCTGATGGGCGCGGCCAGCGTCGACATTCCCACCATCGTCGTCAGCGGCGGCCCCATGCTGAACGGCAAACTCAATGGCAAGGACATCGGTTCCGGCACGGCCGTATGGCAGCTGCACGAGCAGATGAAGGCGGGATCGATCACCTTGCACCAGTTCATGTCGGCCGAATCGGGCATGTCGCGCTCGGCCGGTACCTGCAACACCATGGGCACGGCTTCGACGATGGCCAGCATGGCCGAAGCGTTGGGCACGTCCTTGCCGCACAACGCGGCCATCCCAGCCGTCGATTCGCGCCGCTACGTGCTGGCGCACATGTCGGGCATCCGCATCGTTGAAATGGTGCACGAAGACCTGCGCCTGTCGAAAGTGCTGACGCGCGAGGCGTTTGAAAACGCCATCAAGGTCAACGCGGCCATCGGCGGCTCGACCAATGCCGTGATCCACCTGAAGGCGATTGCCGGCCGCATCGGCGTGCCTTTGGAACTGGAAGACTGGACCAAGACGGGCCGCGGCACGCCGACCATCGTCGACTTGCTGCCGTCGGGCCGTTTCCTGATGGAAGAGTTTTACTACGCGGGCGGCTTGCCGGCCGTGATACGCCGCCTGGGCGAGGGCGATTTGCTGCCGCACAAGAACGCGCTGACCGTCAATGGCAAGTCGCTGTGGGACAACTGCGTCGAAGCGCCGATCTACAACGATGAAGTGGTGCGCACCCTGGACAATCCATTGCTGGCCGATGGCGGCATTTGCGTGTTGCGCGGCAACCTGGCACCGCGCGGCGCCGTGCTGAAACCGTCGGCCGCCTCGCCGCATTTGATGCAGCACCGGGGCAAGGCTGTCGTGTTCGAGGATTTCGAGCACTATAAATCGCGCATCCTCGATCCGGATCTCGACGTCGACGCGAACTCCGTGCTGGTCATGAAGAACTGCGGCCCGAAAGGTTATCCGGGCATGGCGGAAGTGGGCAATATGGGCTTGCCGCCGAAACTGCTGGCGCAAGGCATCACCGACATGGTGCGCATTTCGGATGCGCGCATGAGCGGCACGGCCTACGGCACCGTCGTGCTGCACGTGGCGCCGGAAGCCATGGCGGGCGGCCCGCTGGGCATTGTGCGCGACGGCGACATGATCGCCCTCGATTGCCACGCCGGCAGCCTGAACATCGACATCAGCGACGCGGAAATCGCCGAGCGCCTGGCGGCCCGCGAGCTGGGCAGCGCGCCCGGACCGAAGAGCGGCTACCAGCAGCTGTACATCGAACACGTGTTGCAGGCCGATGAAGGCTGCGATTTCGACTTCCTGGTCGGCAATCGCGGTTCCGCCGTGCCGCGCCACTCACATTAA
- the araD1 gene encoding AraD1 family protein, with translation MLLLQFTNEHGGRLVGLLQDDQIRVIEGYNTTYALAQDAIRKRINLAELVNASVGNATHAYADVAASGRLLPPLDHADEAHCYVTGTGLTHLGSAGARDAMHKKIGGDAESLSDSMKMFRLGVEGGKPADGTAGAQPEWFYKGDGSIVRAGGQPLRMPDFALDGGEEPEIAGLYVIGDDGQPYRVGYAIGNEFSDHVTERQNYLYLAHSKLRVCSVGPALLVGELPAHIDGTSRVLDAAGNVRWEKAFVSGEDNMSHTIANLEHHHFKYPLFKRPGDVHVHFFGTATLSFADGVSVAPGETFEIEAPAFGPALRNRLDVFPTEFAKVSTL, from the coding sequence ATGCTGTTGCTGCAATTTACGAATGAACATGGCGGCCGCCTGGTCGGCCTGCTGCAAGACGACCAGATCCGCGTCATTGAAGGCTACAACACGACGTATGCGCTGGCGCAAGACGCCATCCGCAAGCGTATCAATCTGGCGGAACTGGTCAACGCCAGCGTCGGCAACGCCACGCATGCGTATGCGGACGTGGCCGCCAGCGGCCGCCTGCTGCCGCCGCTCGACCATGCCGACGAGGCGCACTGCTACGTGACGGGCACGGGCCTGACCCATTTGGGCAGCGCCGGCGCGCGCGACGCCATGCACAAGAAGATCGGCGGCGACGCCGAATCCTTGAGCGACTCGATGAAAATGTTCCGCCTGGGCGTGGAAGGCGGCAAGCCCGCTGACGGCACGGCCGGCGCCCAGCCCGAGTGGTTCTACAAGGGCGACGGCTCCATCGTGCGCGCTGGCGGCCAGCCGCTGCGCATGCCGGACTTTGCCCTCGATGGCGGCGAAGAGCCGGAAATCGCCGGCCTGTACGTGATCGGCGACGACGGCCAGCCCTACCGGGTCGGCTACGCCATCGGCAATGAATTCTCGGATCACGTGACGGAACGCCAGAACTATCTGTACCTGGCCCACTCGAAGCTGCGCGTCTGCAGCGTGGGCCCGGCCCTGCTGGTGGGCGAATTGCCCGCGCACATAGACGGCACCTCGCGCGTGCTCGACGCGGCCGGCAATGTGCGCTGGGAAAAAGCGTTCGTCAGCGGCGAAGACAATATGTCGCACACGATCGCCAACCTCGAGCACCATCACTTCAAGTATCCGCTGTTCAAGCGCCCTGGCGACGTGCACGTGCACTTCTTCGGCACGGCCACCCTGAGCTTTGCCGATGGCGTGAGCGTGGCGCCGGGCGAAACCTTTGAAATCGAAGCGCCGGCCTTTGGCCCTGCCTTGCGCAACCGCCTCGACGTCTTCCCAACCGAATTTGCGAAAGTGAGCACATTATGA
- a CDS encoding aldehyde dehydrogenase (NADP(+)) yields MSFNITGDALIGGVAVKGNGGSFEAWDPAARAHIAPAFHMVDVAQIDEACRLAQAAFDPFRATSDAQRADFLDTVAAQIGELGDDLIVRAMTESGLPRARLEGERGRTVGQLKLFAGLLREGSWTDARIDSPLPDRVPPRPDLRLRMIGLGPVAVFAASNFPLAFSVAGGDTASALAAGCPVVLKAHSAHPGTSELVARAIVKAIAICKLPAGVFALLTGTGNGIGQALVAHPAIRAVGFTGSRSGGIALMKVAAERPQPIPVYAEMSSINPVFVLPQALAARGAAIASGFAASLTMGVGQFCTNPGLVLGLEGADFTAFAAAAAEALAPAPAATMLTAGIASSYAKGVAALAQHADVTPLVQNTGEEGKGAAALFVTSGEAFLARHDLRDEVFGPASLLVACRDMEQMLAITESLEGQLTATLQMDAGDLEDAHRLLPVLERRVGRILANGFPTGVEVSTAMVHGGPFPATSDGRSTSVGTAAINRFLRPVSYQNLPQDLLPESLRDDNPLSIWRRKDGVLGKE; encoded by the coding sequence ATGAGTTTCAATATCACCGGTGATGCATTGATCGGCGGCGTCGCCGTCAAGGGCAATGGCGGCTCCTTCGAAGCGTGGGACCCGGCCGCGCGCGCACACATCGCGCCCGCCTTCCACATGGTTGACGTAGCGCAAATCGACGAAGCTTGCCGTCTGGCGCAAGCCGCGTTCGACCCGTTCCGCGCCACCAGCGATGCGCAGCGCGCCGACTTCCTCGACACCGTCGCCGCGCAAATCGGCGAACTGGGCGATGACTTGATCGTGCGCGCCATGACGGAAAGCGGCTTGCCTCGCGCGCGCCTGGAAGGCGAACGCGGCCGCACCGTCGGTCAATTAAAACTGTTCGCCGGCTTGCTGCGCGAAGGCTCGTGGACCGATGCGCGTATCGACAGCCCGCTGCCGGACCGCGTGCCGCCGCGTCCTGACTTGCGCTTGCGCATGATCGGCCTGGGCCCCGTCGCCGTGTTTGCGGCCAGTAACTTCCCGCTGGCCTTCTCCGTGGCCGGCGGCGATACGGCCTCGGCCCTGGCTGCCGGTTGCCCTGTCGTCCTGAAAGCCCATTCGGCCCATCCGGGCACGTCCGAGCTGGTGGCGCGCGCCATCGTGAAAGCGATTGCCATCTGCAAGCTGCCGGCAGGCGTGTTTGCCTTGCTGACGGGTACGGGCAATGGCATCGGCCAGGCCTTGGTCGCCCATCCGGCAATTCGGGCTGTCGGTTTCACGGGTTCGCGTTCGGGCGGCATCGCCCTGATGAAGGTGGCGGCGGAACGTCCGCAGCCGATCCCCGTCTATGCGGAAATGAGCAGCATCAACCCCGTGTTTGTGCTGCCGCAAGCCCTGGCCGCCCGTGGCGCGGCCATTGCCAGCGGTTTTGCCGCGTCGCTGACGATGGGCGTGGGCCAGTTCTGCACCAATCCCGGCCTCGTGCTGGGCCTGGAAGGTGCCGACTTCACGGCCTTTGCCGCCGCCGCCGCCGAAGCGCTGGCGCCGGCACCGGCCGCCACCATGTTGACGGCTGGTATCGCCAGCAGCTATGCCAAGGGCGTCGCCGCGCTGGCGCAGCACGCCGATGTGACGCCGCTGGTGCAAAACACGGGCGAGGAAGGCAAGGGCGCCGCCGCCCTGTTCGTCACCTCGGGCGAGGCCTTCCTGGCCAGGCACGATCTGCGCGACGAAGTGTTCGGTCCCGCCTCCCTGCTGGTGGCGTGCCGCGACATGGAGCAAATGCTGGCGATCACGGAAAGCCTGGAAGGCCAGCTGACGGCCACTCTGCAGATGGATGCGGGCGACCTGGAAGACGCGCACCGTTTGCTGCCCGTGCTGGAACGCCGCGTGGGCCGCATCCTGGCCAACGGTTTCCCGACGGGCGTGGAAGTGTCGACGGCGATGGTGCACGGCGGCCCGTTCCCGGCCACCTCGGACGGCCGCAGCACCTCGGTAGGCACGGCGGCCATCAACCGCTTCCTGCGCCCCGTGTCCTACCAGAACCTGCCGCAGGACTTGCTGCCGGAGTCGCTGCGCGATGATAATCCGCTCAGTATCTGGCGCCGCAAGGACGGCGTGTTGGGCAAGGAATAA